Proteins encoded by one window of Sphaerodactylus townsendi isolate TG3544 linkage group LG04, MPM_Stown_v2.3, whole genome shotgun sequence:
- the LOC125432196 gene encoding nucleoside diphosphate kinase 3-like: protein MIFLLALFASIFQAAYSGVNERTFLAIKPDGVQRHLVGEIVRRFERKGFKLVAMKLMQASEDLLKEHYVEHRERPFYMRLVNYMSSGPIVAMVWQGLDVVKMARAMIGETNPADAKPGTIRGDFCLDVGKNVVHGSDSVESAQREIALWFRKDEMPCWEDSTEHWIYE from the exons ATGATTTTCCTCCTCGCCCTGTTTGCCAGCATCTTCCAGGCAG CTTACAGCGGGGTCAATGAACGCACCTTCCTTGCCATCAAGCCGGACGGGGTGCAGCGGCATCTCGTGGGCGAGATCGTCAGGCGCTTTGAGAGGAAAGGCTTCAAACTGGTGGCCATGAAGCTCATGCAG GCCTCGGAAGACTTATTGAAAGAGCATTACGTGGAACACCGAGAACGGCCTTTCTACATGCGCCTCGTGAACTACATGAGCTCTGGCCCCATAGTGGCCATG GTATGGCAAGGGCTCGACGTGGTGAAAATGGCTCGTGCGATGATCGGGGAAACCAACCCTGCGGATGCCAAGCCCGGGACCATCCGAGGAGATTTCTGCCTCGACGTCGGCAA GAACGTGGTCCACGGCAGCGACTCAGTGGAGAGCGCCCAGCGTGAGATTGCTCTCTGGTTCCGCAAAGATGAAATGCCTTGCTGGGAGGACAGCACGGAGCACTGGATCTATGAGTAG